Proteins encoded together in one Chitinophaga sp. LS1 window:
- a CDS encoding glycoside hydrolase family 95 protein produces MKQNKIGLLSVLLLSAGTVRSQQLADSLKLWYNTPAREWTQALPLGNGRLGAMVFGKVSDELIQLNEATLWSGGPVKDNVNPDAPQYLPQVRAALFNENYHQADSLLRKMQGVYSQSFLPMGDLHLRQQIDANSVKDYYRDLDLNKAQSNTRFTSNGVQYTREMFISAADQVIVYHLKASKKGKLNFTLSANSQLHYQNIVNGKDLVLKGKAPSQADPSYINYNKEPIIYEEPGSCKGMRFEVRLRAISVDGTIKTDTAGITVKNATDVTVIVSGATSFNGYDKCPDKDGLNEDKIASEQLAKAAARSLSDLRTRHIKDYTRFFNRVHFAIAGSEAVAALPTDERLRRYSQGGEDPSLEALYFQYGRYLLISSSRTKGAPANLQGIWNKELRAPWSSNYTININTEMNYWPAEECNLMEMQQPLYDLLMELAVTGRHTAQNFYHMNGWVAHHNTDIWAISNPVGDIGKGDTNWANWMMGGNWLCQFLWQHYEFSGSKVFLKDTAYPVMRAAAQFSLGWLVPDKQGRLVTAPSTSPENIFITEKGEHGAVSMASTMDLSVIHDLFTNVIAAADVLGKDAVFADSLKQALAKLYPLQVGKKGNLQEWYKDWEDEDPQHRHISHLFGLFPGNQISPITTPELAAAAKKSLEIRGDGGTGWSKAWKINTWARLLDGNHAHKLLKELIHLTGEGGVDMHNAGGTYANLFCAHPPFQIDGNFGGTSGIAQMLLQSQTGTLHLLPALPDVWSTGEISGLLAQGGYTVDMKWKDGQLTSVTIHATKDGTCMLRVPQRIKADGNAQLAPVKPKDADHGFVYALQTKAGQSYTLYRVQR; encoded by the coding sequence ATGAAACAAAACAAAATAGGACTGCTATCCGTGCTCCTTTTATCAGCCGGAACAGTCAGGTCTCAACAGCTTGCCGATTCATTAAAGCTCTGGTACAACACTCCTGCCAGGGAGTGGACCCAGGCCCTGCCTCTCGGCAATGGACGCCTTGGCGCAATGGTATTTGGAAAAGTCAGCGACGAGCTGATTCAACTCAATGAAGCCACCCTCTGGTCGGGTGGTCCGGTAAAAGACAACGTCAATCCGGATGCACCTCAATACCTCCCGCAGGTAAGAGCGGCCCTCTTCAATGAAAACTACCACCAGGCCGACAGCCTGCTCCGCAAAATGCAGGGCGTCTACTCACAGTCATTCCTCCCCATGGGAGACTTACACCTTCGCCAGCAGATCGATGCTAACTCTGTAAAGGATTACTATCGCGACCTGGACCTGAACAAAGCTCAGTCGAACACCCGCTTTACCAGCAACGGCGTACAATATACCCGTGAAATGTTCATCTCTGCAGCAGATCAGGTAATCGTTTACCATCTGAAAGCCAGTAAGAAAGGAAAGCTGAACTTTACCCTCAGCGCCAACAGTCAGCTGCATTATCAGAACATTGTAAACGGCAAAGACCTGGTCCTCAAAGGCAAAGCACCTTCTCAGGCTGATCCTAGTTATATCAATTATAATAAGGAACCTATTATATATGAAGAACCCGGCAGTTGCAAAGGTATGCGCTTCGAAGTCAGACTGAGAGCTATCAGTGTCGACGGTACAATTAAAACAGATACAGCTGGCATCACTGTCAAAAATGCAACAGATGTCACTGTAATCGTTTCCGGTGCAACCAGTTTCAATGGCTATGACAAATGTCCTGACAAAGATGGACTGAATGAAGATAAGATCGCTTCCGAACAATTGGCAAAGGCCGCAGCCCGTTCCCTGAGCGATTTACGTACCCGTCATATAAAGGACTACACCAGATTTTTCAACAGGGTACACTTTGCAATAGCTGGTAGTGAAGCCGTGGCAGCACTGCCTACTGATGAACGTTTGCGCCGCTATAGTCAAGGAGGGGAAGACCCTTCTCTGGAAGCATTGTATTTCCAGTACGGTCGCTATCTACTCATCTCAAGTTCCCGCACCAAAGGGGCTCCTGCCAATCTGCAGGGCATCTGGAACAAGGAACTGCGTGCCCCCTGGAGCTCTAACTACACCATTAATATCAATACGGAAATGAACTACTGGCCGGCAGAAGAGTGTAACCTGATGGAAATGCAGCAACCGCTGTATGACCTGCTCATGGAACTCGCCGTGACCGGTAGACATACTGCACAGAACTTCTATCATATGAATGGCTGGGTAGCGCACCATAATACAGACATTTGGGCAATTTCCAATCCTGTGGGCGATATTGGCAAAGGTGATACTAACTGGGCCAATTGGATGATGGGGGGAAACTGGCTCTGTCAGTTCCTCTGGCAGCACTATGAATTTAGTGGCAGCAAGGTCTTTCTGAAAGATACCGCTTATCCTGTAATGCGCGCAGCAGCACAATTCAGTTTGGGCTGGCTGGTTCCTGACAAACAAGGTCGTCTCGTGACCGCACCGTCTACTTCACCGGAAAATATCTTTATTACAGAAAAGGGAGAACATGGCGCCGTATCTATGGCTTCCACCATGGACCTTTCTGTGATTCATGATCTATTCACGAATGTGATCGCTGCTGCAGATGTTTTAGGTAAAGATGCCGTCTTTGCAGATTCTTTGAAACAGGCATTAGCGAAACTATACCCATTACAAGTTGGTAAAAAAGGCAATTTGCAGGAATGGTATAAGGACTGGGAGGATGAAGACCCTCAGCATCGTCATATTTCTCATTTATTTGGCCTTTTTCCGGGCAATCAGATCTCTCCCATTACAACACCTGAGCTGGCAGCTGCCGCCAAAAAAAGCCTTGAAATTCGTGGCGATGGAGGTACCGGTTGGAGTAAGGCATGGAAGATCAATACGTGGGCAAGACTGCTGGATGGCAACCATGCACACAAACTCCTGAAAGAATTAATACACCTCACAGGTGAAGGAGGTGTAGATATGCATAATGCCGGTGGTACTTATGCAAATCTCTTCTGTGCGCATCCGCCATTCCAGATCGATGGTAACTTTGGTGGTACCTCAGGCATCGCGCAAATGCTGCTGCAAAGTCAGACAGGTACGCTCCACTTATTACCGGCATTACCTGATGTCTGGAGTACAGGGGAGATTAGTGGCTTATTGGCACAAGGTGGTTACACGGTAGATATGAAATGGAAAGATGGTCAGCTCACCAGTGTTACTATTCACGCCACTAAAGATGGAACCTGTATGCTGCGTGTACCGCAACGTATTAAAGCTGATGGAAATGCACAATTAGCGCCTGTAAAGCCAAAGGATGCAGATCATGGTTTTGTGTATGCATTGCAAACAAAGGCAGGTCAGTCTTATACATTATATAGGGTACAACGCTAA
- a CDS encoding ABC transporter permease — MFKMNLRRLMHDRQSTILNLVGLSTGLACALLIWLWVHDELQTDRFHANGDRIYQVMVTQQQGDLKNTNSGTSGGLGQELTRTIPGVEQSVTMAPQIWFEPFSLSVGNNTLSATGNFVSKNFFSVFSFDLLEGNKNTVLTDKHSVVISKSLALRLFHTTENVVGKTLTWKLFDFTHPAIITGVYNDMPANSTIRMDFVLNFGAWVDQIPVSGELGNGTGPFETYVLLKQGADVQAAMGKWPFKIELSLRKFTDRYLQEGGKMAYVRMFSLIAIFILIIACINFMNLSTANAAGRMKEVGIRKAIGASRVRLIRQFLGESLLLSCMALLLALGIVLLLMPAFNAITGKQLSLKLDYVVVAIPLITGLLAGSYPAFYLTGFHPVVTLKGKFLQTSGNAWARKGLVIFQFVISVVFIIAVLVIYQQIKFIQQKSLGFNRENVIYFQADGPAMERKDAMIAGIKQIPGVVNASSMMRNIIMPAGIPESHIEWDGKNKDQQIRFTQMLVNYDLPETLGMTLLKGRSFSRDFSTDKQGVVLNETAVKAMELKDPIGKTIYTENVPVQIIGVVKDFHFNSLHDAIQPYIFRLWPEYAIITMVRVHDVQTIDRIAAYYKQFNPGYTFNYKFLDDAVQAQYKSEQVIGSLSRYFAGLAILISCLGLFGLVAFTAEKRKKEISIRKILGASVKQLALLLSGDFLQLVMIAIVIAFPLAAWMMEKWLQGFAYRIYLQPGMFVLAAVATLLITVCTVSFQSLKAAFSNPVKALSAE, encoded by the coding sequence ATGTTTAAAATGAACCTGCGCCGGCTGATGCACGACCGGCAATCAACCATCCTCAACCTCGTTGGTCTCTCTACGGGGCTAGCCTGTGCATTGCTGATATGGTTATGGGTACATGACGAATTGCAAACGGATCGTTTCCATGCAAACGGTGACCGGATCTACCAGGTGATGGTCACACAGCAGCAGGGAGACCTGAAGAATACCAATAGTGGTACTTCAGGGGGATTAGGTCAGGAACTGACACGTACTATTCCGGGTGTTGAACAATCCGTGACCATGGCTCCACAAATATGGTTTGAGCCTTTTAGTCTCAGTGTTGGGAATAATACACTCAGTGCTACAGGAAATTTTGTATCGAAAAATTTCTTCTCTGTTTTCTCTTTTGATTTATTAGAAGGAAATAAAAATACCGTGCTTACTGATAAGCATTCAGTGGTGATTTCAAAATCACTGGCACTGCGGTTATTCCATACTACTGAAAATGTAGTTGGTAAAACACTGACCTGGAAACTATTTGACTTTACGCACCCCGCCATCATCACCGGGGTGTATAATGATATGCCTGCAAATAGTACTATCCGGATGGATTTTGTCTTAAACTTTGGTGCGTGGGTAGACCAGATACCCGTATCTGGTGAGCTGGGAAACGGAACAGGTCCATTCGAAACATATGTTTTATTGAAACAGGGTGCCGATGTGCAGGCGGCGATGGGTAAATGGCCGTTTAAAATAGAACTCTCACTCCGCAAATTTACAGACAGATATTTACAGGAAGGCGGCAAAATGGCTTATGTACGTATGTTTAGCCTGATTGCTATTTTCATTTTAATCATCGCATGTATCAATTTCATGAACCTGAGCACGGCCAATGCCGCAGGCAGGATGAAGGAAGTGGGTATCAGGAAAGCCATCGGTGCTTCCAGAGTTAGACTGATCAGGCAGTTTCTCGGAGAGTCTTTGCTGCTTAGTTGTATGGCATTGCTATTGGCGCTTGGCATTGTGCTTCTTCTAATGCCTGCGTTTAATGCGATTACGGGGAAGCAACTGTCTTTAAAATTAGACTATGTGGTGGTGGCGATCCCCCTGATAACAGGCCTTTTAGCAGGTAGTTATCCTGCATTTTATCTCACTGGTTTTCATCCTGTCGTTACTTTGAAGGGGAAATTTTTACAGACTTCCGGCAATGCATGGGCCAGAAAAGGATTGGTGATCTTTCAGTTTGTAATATCCGTCGTGTTTATCATTGCTGTATTGGTCATCTATCAGCAGATAAAATTTATTCAACAAAAAAGCCTTGGTTTTAATAGAGAAAATGTCATTTATTTCCAGGCCGATGGTCCTGCAATGGAGCGTAAAGATGCAATGATAGCCGGTATTAAGCAAATACCGGGAGTAGTGAATGCTTCCAGTATGATGCGCAATATCATCATGCCAGCGGGTATTCCTGAGTCGCATATAGAGTGGGATGGCAAAAACAAAGATCAACAGATCCGGTTCACTCAGATGCTTGTCAACTATGACCTGCCAGAAACACTGGGTATGACCCTGCTAAAAGGCCGTTCATTCAGCAGGGATTTCAGTACTGACAAACAAGGTGTGGTGCTGAATGAAACGGCGGTGAAGGCCATGGAGCTCAAGGATCCCATTGGGAAGACGATTTATACGGAGAATGTGCCGGTACAGATTATTGGGGTCGTGAAGGACTTCCATTTCAATTCACTGCACGATGCTATTCAACCCTATATCTTCAGACTCTGGCCGGAATATGCCATCATCACCATGGTGCGTGTACACGATGTACAAACGATTGATCGCATTGCTGCTTATTATAAGCAGTTCAATCCAGGATATACTTTCAATTACAAATTTCTGGATGATGCCGTGCAGGCGCAATATAAATCAGAGCAGGTGATTGGTAGTCTATCCCGCTATTTTGCAGGATTGGCGATATTGATTTCCTGTTTAGGATTATTTGGACTGGTTGCATTTACTGCTGAGAAAAGAAAGAAGGAGATTAGTATCAGGAAGATATTGGGCGCTTCTGTGAAGCAACTGGCGTTATTGTTATCCGGCGATTTTTTACAACTGGTGATGATCGCCATTGTGATTGCGTTTCCGCTGGCTGCATGGATGATGGAAAAGTGGTTGCAGGGATTTGCTTATCGTATTTACCTGCAACCCGGTATGTTTGTGCTGGCGGCAGTCGCTACTTTGCTTATTACCGTCTGTACAGTTAGTTTTCAATCTTTGAAGGCCGCGTTTTCAAATCCCGTGAAGGCTTTGAGTGCCGAGTAG